A region of Phycisphaerae bacterium DNA encodes the following proteins:
- a CDS encoding efflux RND transporter periplasmic adaptor subunit yields MRGLLVVIVVLAAAAGGGYAYWHYSEGEPPSYRTAVVQRGDLLVSISATGTVEPEEVIDVGAQVAGRIEMFGQDPRGETVDYSSPVEVGTVLAHIDDSLYAADVAQAEAQLEQAKASVLKAQADLEQMKAKLHQAEKNWTRAKELGISRALSATDFDSYEAAYETAKATVGVGEATIVQAQKAVLQSEASLRRFRTNLGYCTIKSPVKGIIIARRVNIGQTVVASLNAPSLFLIAKDLTRMQVWASVNEADIGRITVGQPVSFTVDAHPGEVFHGEVSKIRLNASMTQNVVTYTVEITTDNSNGRLLPYLTANVQFEVTRRKEVLMVPNAALRYVPGPEQVIPEARGEYGGMGSRGMAASPSGLAVSRPVSSKPAGSGPPAVKRLQNRGTVWVQDGLFVRPVVVDTGLTDGSMTEVPGGVLREGMEVVIGEVIKIDGDGPRSPFTPQIRGQRRPQ; encoded by the coding sequence TACTGGTCGTCATTGTGGTTTTGGCGGCAGCGGCGGGTGGAGGGTATGCGTACTGGCATTACTCGGAGGGTGAACCGCCTTCGTACCGCACCGCCGTGGTGCAGCGGGGCGATCTGCTGGTGAGCATCAGCGCCACTGGGACGGTGGAGCCGGAAGAGGTCATTGACGTGGGTGCCCAGGTAGCGGGCAGGATTGAGATGTTTGGCCAGGATCCCCGGGGTGAGACGGTGGACTACAGTTCGCCCGTGGAGGTTGGCACGGTTCTGGCTCACATTGACGATTCGCTGTATGCGGCCGATGTGGCCCAGGCGGAGGCTCAGCTGGAGCAGGCCAAGGCCAGTGTGCTGAAGGCCCAGGCTGATCTCGAGCAGATGAAAGCCAAGCTTCACCAGGCGGAGAAGAACTGGACCCGGGCCAAGGAGCTGGGCATTTCGCGGGCCCTATCGGCCACGGACTTCGATTCCTACGAGGCCGCGTACGAGACGGCCAAAGCCACGGTGGGTGTCGGCGAAGCCACCATTGTCCAGGCCCAGAAAGCGGTGCTTCAGTCGGAAGCGAGCCTGAGGCGTTTTCGCACCAACCTCGGCTACTGCACGATCAAGTCGCCGGTCAAGGGGATCATCATTGCCCGGCGGGTCAACATTGGCCAGACGGTGGTGGCCAGTTTGAACGCACCGAGTCTGTTCCTCATTGCGAAGGATCTGACGCGGATGCAGGTCTGGGCGTCGGTGAACGAGGCGGACATTGGGCGGATCACGGTCGGCCAGCCGGTCAGTTTCACGGTGGATGCTCATCCGGGCGAGGTTTTTCACGGTGAGGTCAGCAAGATCCGGCTGAACGCGAGCATGACCCAGAACGTGGTCACCTACACGGTGGAGATCACGACCGACAACTCGAACGGTCGGCTGCTTCCTTACCTGACGGCCAATGTGCAGTTTGAAGTGACCCGCCGCAAGGAGGTGTTGATGGTGCCGAATGCCGCCCTGCGGTACGTACCCGGGCCGGAGCAGGTCATTCCGGAGGCTCGAGGGGAGTATGGTGGCATGGGAAGCCGGGGCATGGCGGCCTCGCCCTCGGGTTTGGCGGTTTCGAGGCCGGTCTCATCGAAGCCGGCGGGTTCAGGGCCTCCGGCGGTCAAGAGGTTGCAGAACCGGGGGACGGTGTGGGTTCAAGATGGGCTTTTCGTTCGTCCGGTGGTGGTTGACACTGGTTTGACCGACGGATCGATGACTGAAGTGCCGGGGGGTGTTCTCCGGGAAGGGATGGAGGTGGTGATTGGCGAAGTCATCAAGAT